Genomic DNA from Treponema pectinovorum:
TCAAAACCTTGTAGACATTTTTTTCTTCAACAAAGGTTAGAACAACCGGATATTTATCTGCGTAGCGGCTCAAAAGTTTTTCGATGTTTTCCACGCTCGAAAGCGTTGCTATTTGAAGATAATACTTTCCTTTTTGCAAAGAAATTTCCTGTTTTACATAGTCTTGAAGTTTTTTATCTGGAGTTTTTGAAAGTTTTTCTTCTTTTGGAGAAGCTAGAGTTTCGATAACCGCTTGATCTTCTACAGGAATAGAACGTTCATCTTCAACCTTTACAAAAGGCTCTTTTTCTGCAAGATTTTCTGTTACAGATACAGTTTCTGTTTCTGGCGAATTTTCCTCGTTTTTTCGAGTTTCTTCTTCTTTGCCAGATTCTTCAGCTGGAGGATTTAATTCTGTTGGAACAAGAACTATTGGTTCGTAACTTTCTTTTTCTTCGAATTTTTGCTCTTTGTCAATTTTTTCTTCTTCGGAAATTTTTGCACGTTCCTGAGGTTCTGGCAAAAGTTTTTCTGAGTCGACAGCTTCTTTTTCTTGTTCAACTTCTGGCAACTCTTCTTTTTCTACGCTCTCTTCCTGAATTTTTTCGTCTTGAGGCAAAGTTTCGCTTTCTACAACTTCTGGAGTGCTGGTTTCGATTTCCGGTGCTTTTTCGTCTACGATTTCTTTTTGAGAATCTTCCTCGTATTCAGGAATTTCATCGCTTACGCTTTCTAAATTTTCTTCTGCTTGGTTTGGTAAATTTTCCCTTGCAACTGCTTCGCCAATAGGTTGCGCTTCGCTTTCTACTGGTGCGATAGGTGCGCTTTCGAGTTTTTCTTCTGCAACTGGATTTGGTTGGCTCTCGCTTTCTAAATTATCGAGTTCTGCCTTTTGTTCATCCATTGCATCTGCAGGAATTGCATCTTCTTCGATAACTTGAGGATTTTCCGTTTCGGGATTTTCAGCATTTTTTTCTGGGAGAGCTGTGCTTTCGTTGAGAAGTTCAGAGGAGTCAGAGTTCTCGATAATTTCACCTTTATTTTCTTCAACTTCAATTCGCTCTGCCTCGCTTGCGTCTTCTGCAACAATAGCTTCGGTTTGAGACTTTTCTTCTAAAGCCACGTCGTTTTCTTGAGTTTTATCTTCTTCGCTTAGGTTTTGTTCTTCTTGAGAGGTTGTTTCAGTTTCGCTTTCAGTATTTTCTGAAATTTCTGCTGGTTTTTCTTCTTCAGAAAGAACTGCAGTTCCAAATACGTTTTCGTCAAGGTTCCCTGTTCGCTTTGTAATTTTTACCTGAACATTTGAATCTTTTTTTATCGAAAGATTTTCTGCCGCTTCTGGAGAAAGCAAGATTGCAACGCCCTCGCTTGAATCTATTGAACCGAGTATTAAAACATCCACAGTGCTCCCATTTGCTGGATTTGTAACGGTAACGCTATCTCCAGGAAGATAACCTATCGTGCGGGCAAAAAGCCCCTTAGGCATCTGTCCTTCGTCTGCAACAACTGCGCGTCCATCCAACGAAGGTCTTGCAACTGCAAAAAGAACTGTAACCGTAAAAGCAGTTAAAATGAATGAAACAATCTTTTTCATAAAAGCCCCTCTCTTCTACTTAGATTTCTTTAAGCCAGAGCTTATCTTTGATGCCACAAAACTGGCAAAATTATAGACACTGGTTTCGTTATTTTCTTTTTTACCGATTTCACTTGGTTCTGCGCTTCCACTTGAAATCAATTTTCCAGTAGAAACATCATAATTTTTCCAAGTGACATCTTTTATAAAATCTAAAAAATATGCTTTGGGATTTTGTGCACTATCGCTTGCATAATCAATTTGAACTCGGACAAAAAAGTCCATACTTCCCAAATTTGATTCAATTAGAACTCTTTTTAATTCAGCACTATCTGATTTTTCATCCGTTTTTATAAAAACAGGTGAATTTGAAACTATATGCCCGGCTTCAAAAAAGAAATCTGCAAGAGCCTGTTCAAAAACTTCCGAAATCGCAAAAACCTTTTCTTGAACAGAAGCATTTTGCACAATCTGAAAATTTATATTTTTCGAAAATGCACAGGGCAAAAAAATAAAACCGAGTGCAAAAATAAAAATCTTTTTCATATCTTTATAAATATCGGAATTTGAATTTTAATGTTTAGCAAATATATAAAAAAAACCGCTGGCAAAACCAGCGGTTCTTAAAACAGGTCTTTTTAAGACTATTTTGAATAGTATTCAACTACTAACTGTTCATTTATCTGTACAGGAATTTCAGAACGCAATGGAAGACGAGTAAGTTTTCCAGAGAATTTTTCTTCATCGCGGTCAAGATAATCAATTCTAGCTTTGCTATCAGAAAGCCATGACTTTTTGAACTGTTCGCTCTTCTGAGATTTCTCTCTCAAAGAGATAACCTGTCCTACCTTTACAGCGTATGAAGGAACGTTAATCTTTTTTCCGTCAACTTGAACGTGGCAGTGTGAAACCATCTGGCGTGCCATGCGAATTGAACTTGCAAATCCAAGACGGTAAACAAGGTTGTCAAGGCGAGTTTCAAGAGAAACAAGCAACGCAACACCAGTCATTTCTGAAGATTTGTTTGCTAATTCGAAATAGCGGCGAAGTTGTCTTTCAAGAATTCCGTAATAAGCCTTTACTTTCTGTTTTTCAATCAAGTGAAGACCGTAGTCAGAAGTTTTCTTTGTTTTCTTGAAAGCTGGTGCCCCTGCTCTTTCCATAGCCTTTGGGTGTCCACAAAAGTTTACACCAAGTCTTCTACATTCCTTAAAACGAGGACCTCTTTTTGTAGCCATTTTTATGCTCCTAAAGTTTTCATCAAGTTTTTAATATCCACAAGCCGCGCAGATATTGTTACTTGATTTTCAAAGTTATGTACTGCTTAGAGGGAAGCTAATCAGTTTGGAAAACTTAGCAGTTTTCAGCAAATTTTGCAATAGCAAAAAATATACGATGAATTTCCTATCTCTAATTCATTGTAAACAGAGAAATTATCATCATTGTAAATACTTTTTGATAATGATAAGATAAAAATCGGTGGATTCCTTTTTATGTTGCAGAAAATCGATTCAAAAATATACATAATAGGCGCAGGTTTTGCAGGTCAGATGATTGCTCAAGATTTGATGCGCAAAAAAATTTTTGGATCTGTTGCAGCGTTTTTAGACGATGATAAAAAACTAATAGGAAAGTCAATCGAAGGGATTCCAGTTTTAGGCCCTGTTGCAGAAGTTGCAAGCCTTGTAAAATGCGGCGCTTTAGACGAAGCGATAATTGCAATTCCAAGCGCACCAACAGAAAAGATAAAACAGATATACGAAAATCTAAAAAATGGTGGATTTTCACGAATACGCATTCTTCCAAGTATAAGTCAGATAATCGACGGCAAAGCGCATCTTGTTCAAACAAGGGAAATTGATCCCTTAGACATCTTAGGGCGCACTCCTGTAATAATTCCACTGCACCAAAGTTTAAAATACCTTAGAGGAAAAAGGGTCTTTGTAACTGGAGCTGGAGGTTCTATAGGTTCAGAACTTGCAAGGCAGCTTTTATCTGGAGGCGCAGAGCGACTATATCTTTTTGGCCATGGCGAAAACTCTATCGTTCAAATTTACCGAGAACTGCACGTATTGCAGCAGGAAGGTGTTGGAGAAAAAGCGACAATAGTTCCTATAATCGGCGACATGAAGGATTCCGCCTATGTAGACTACATAATAGCAAAAACCAGAGCAGATGTGATATTTCATTGTGCTGCATATAAACACGTTCCTATGCTTGAAGAAAATCCTGTTGCCGCGATAGAAAACAATGTGTTTGGCACAAAAAATCTTTTGGATTCCGCGATAAAAAATAAAGTTCAGCGTTTTGTGTTGATTTCTACAGATAAGGCTGTTGAACCAGTAAGCGTTTACGGAGCGAGCAAAACCCTTTCTGAAAAACTGGTTTTGCAATATTCAAAAAAGGCAGCGAAAAACCAAAAGTTCATGTTTGTAAGGTTTGGAAATGTTTTAGGCTCTCGCGGTTCAATTCTTCCGCTGTTTCAAAATCAGATAAAAAACGGCGGACCTGTTACAATTACCGACAAAGAAATGCAAAGATTTTTTATGACGATTCCCGAAGCCTGCTCGCTCGTTTTGCAGACTGGCGGAATTGGCTCCAATGGAAAATCATACTTGTTGGACATGGGAGAACCGATTAAAATCTATGAACTTGCAGAGCAGATAATAAAATTTTCAGGGCTTGAACCAAACAAAGATATAGACATAAAAATAATCGGTCGGCGCGAGGGAGAACGACTTTTTGAGCCGCTTTGGCTAAAAGAAGAAGAACCAAAAAAGACAAAATACGAAAAACTTTTTGAACTTAAAAATATAGAATTTGCAGACGAAAAACTCGATTCTCTTTTAGAAAATTTGTATCCAATCTGCTTTTTCGATTCAAAAAATCCAGAAGTTTTTAGAAACAAAGAAATTTTGCTGAATCTTTTGTGCAAAGCTTTTAAAAGTCTCCAGCAGTTTTATTCAAGCGAAAAGCCTTCTTCAAAAGAGCTTTAATTTTAGAGGTGTTTATGCAAGAAATAAAAGTTCCTTTTTTTAAGCCTTCGTTTTCTCAAGAAGAAAAAGATGCTGTTTGCTCTGTTATAGACACTTGCTGGCTTACAACAGGAAATGTAACTCACGAATTTGAAAAGGAATTTTCCAACTTTATAGGTGCAAAATATTCTCTGGCGGTAAATTCCAACACGAGCGGGATGATTCTTGCAATGCAAGCTTGCAGTGTTAAAGAAGGAAAAATTGTAATCACAACTCCCTACACTTTTGTATCAACAGCATCCAGTGCAATTCATTTAAATGCAGAAGTTTTATTTGCAGACACAGAAGAAGATTCGTATTCAATTTCACCAAAATCGATAGAAGCGATACTCGAAAATTTAAAAAATGAAGGAAAAATCGAAGACGTTGCCGCTATAGTTCCCGTGCATATAGCAGGAAATTTATGCGATATGGATGCTATATCAAGTTTAGCAAAAAAGTATTCAACACAAAAAAATAAAATCCGCGTGATTGAAGATTGTGCTCACTCGTTTCCAAGCAGGACAGATAAAGGGTATGCTGGTGTTTTAGGTGATATAGGAGTTTTTTCGTTCTATGCGACAAAAACTATCACAACAGGCGAAGGCGGAATGGTTACAACAAACGACGACTCTCTTGCAAAAACTATGAGCATTATGCGGCTGCACGGAATGAACAGGGACGCCTGGGACAGATACACAAATCCAAAGGCAAGCTGGCAGTACGATATAGTTTCTCCAGGATTCAAGTTCAATCTTCCAGATATTTTAAGTGCAATAGGTCGCGTTCAATTAAAAAAAGCGAATCTTTTTTGTGAGCAAAGAAAAAAAATCGTAAAAAAATACAACGAAGAATTTTCGAAACTGGATTTTATAACCTTGCCTCCAGATTCACAGGGAAATGCCTGGCATCTTTATCTGCTTCAACTAAGACCAGAAAAACTTTCCTGCTGTCGAGATGATTTTGCGCAAGAATTACAAAATGAAGGCATTGGAATTTCGATGCATTTTATTCCGCTGTTCCATTTTTCATGGTGGAAAGAAAGATATCCTTCGTTTATAGCAAAAAATTTCCAAAATGCAGAAAGACACTTTCAAAACACTATAACAATTCCGCTTTGGCCAGCAATGAGCGATGAGATGGTTCAAGCAGTTATTCAAGCCGTAATAAAAACAGGAAACAAATATCATGTGTGCTAAAAAAAAATCGGAACAAAAAAGAAATCTGCTATTTTGCGATGAATTTTATTCTGACAGATATGAAGAAAATATGCTCCACGCTTCTGTCGTCAGAAGTCCTGTCGCAAAAGGGAAAATAAACGCAATAGATTTAGAGAATCTTCCAGAAGGATATTCATTTTTTGGCTTTGACGACATTCCTGGAAAAAAAAGCATAAAGATTTTAAAAACTGAAATTCCAATTTTTGCACAAAGCGATGTGGATTTTTTTGGGCAACCACTTGGAATAATTGCAGGTCCAGATAGAAAACTGGTACGTCTTTTGAGCCGCAATATAGAAACAGATATTGACGAGAATTTTTACTACAAAGAACAGGAAGAAGACAACATACTTGCCAGCAGGCAAATTCAAACAGATAAAGACTTTAAAGAAGAAAATGACGACTTAAAAATCGAAGGCGAATGGGAATCTGAATTAAAAGTTCAAAACTTTGCAGAAACAAATGGTGCTCTTTGTTATGTAAAAGCTTCCAAACTCTATGTTTTTACGCCTAATTTATGGCTATCTTCTCTCAGAAAAAGCCTTGCAGATGTAACAGGCTTTGCTGAAGAAAACATATACATAAACCGAACAAAAATTCTTTCAAAAAATAAAAACATCCTCTACTTAAATACGATTATTTGCTGTCAGTGTGCAGTAGCTGCAATCAATTCAAAAAGACCAGTGAAACTCGAGTTCACTAGAACAGAACAATCCATTTACGCAGAGGCCAGTGCTTCTGTAAAGATTTTTAACAAAACGGTTTTAAGCAAAACAGGCCTGATAAAGTCCATGGATATTTCGATAAACGTAAATTCAGGGGCGTACAATCCTTTTGCACAAGAAATTGCAGACAGGCTTTCTCTTTCCTGCACTGGAGTTTACCACTGCCCTAATCTGAAAATCTGCACAAAAATCTATAAAAGCCACGGAATTCCTTGTTCAATAGATTTTTCGACGATAGATGCAAAATCCTTTTTTGCAATAGAAGCGCAAATGAATAAAATTTCACTTCAAAGCGGAATAAATCCGTTGGAATTAAGATTATTAAACCTAAAAAAACAAGAGAAAAATTCAAAAGAAAAAATATCATTAGAAATCGGAAAAGCAAAAGAAGCTCTCGATGCGGTTTGTAAAAAAAGCATATTTTTGCGAAAAAATGCCGTTTACAATATGGAAGAAAAAAGAGGTGCTGAGCGCTACACGATTTCCCCTTATTCGCCTCCAATACGAGGAATCGCACTTTGCTGTGCCTATGAAGGAACAGGATATTTTGGTTCGGAGTTTCTAAAAAAGAGGCTGAGTGTCGATTTGACTTTTACAGAAGAAAAAAAACTGTTTATAAGGGCAATTCCATCTTCAAAAAATATTTGGGAAATATGGCAAACCCTTGCAGCAACAATAATCAATATTCCAAAAGAAGATGTGATTTTAGACAATGAATATACAAATAAAGATGAACCAGAATCTCCACAAACGACATACGCCTCTATTTCAATCTGCACTCAGCTCATAAAAAAAGCAGCAGAAAGTCTTGCAAAAAAACTTCAAGCAAATCAAAAACTGCCTGTTACAGTAAGAAAAAATTTTTCTACAAGTTCTCGAAAAAGTTGGGACAAAGAAAACTTTTGTGGACATCCTTTTGCAAGCACAAGTTTTGCAGCGATGGTTTTGGAACTTGAACTTGATATCGCAATATATCAACCGATTCTGCGCGGAATTTGGTTTATAGTAGATGCCGGAAAAATTCTAAATCCACGAACAGCAGAAACATCTATAAAAAATACAATTCAAGAAGATTTGGCAGAACTCATAGAAGACGACTACAACCTAGAAACTTCAATTTCTATTCAATTTATGCAATCTCAGGAAGAGCCTAAGCAGATTGGAGAAATTGCATCTTCGCTTTTGCTAGCAGCATACTCAAGCGCGCTTTCTCAAGCTGTAGGAAAATTGGTAACAAAAATACCTTTGCAAGACGATTTGATATACAAGATGATAAAAAGTCAAAAAAATTCTTTTACAAAAAAAGAGGAAGAAAAACAGTGAAAATTCCTGTAACTATAAACGATGAAAAACTTATTATAGACGAAAATCCCGATGAAAAACTTCTATATGTGCTTAGAAAACGAGGATTTATCTCTCCAAAGCGAGGATGCGAAAGAGGAAAATGTGGTTTTTGCACTGTTTTATTGGACGACAATCCCGTATCATCCTGTATGATTCCTGTGGGAATTGTAAAAGACTGCCAGATAGTAACT
This window encodes:
- the rpsD gene encoding 30S ribosomal protein S4, producing MATKRGPRFKECRRLGVNFCGHPKAMERAGAPAFKKTKKTSDYGLHLIEKQKVKAYYGILERQLRRYFELANKSSEMTGVALLVSLETRLDNLVYRLGFASSIRMARQMVSHCHVQVDGKKINVPSYAVKVGQVISLREKSQKSEQFKKSWLSDSKARIDYLDRDEEKFSGKLTRLPLRSEIPVQINEQLVVEYYSK
- a CDS encoding DegT/DnrJ/EryC1/StrS family aminotransferase, with product MQEIKVPFFKPSFSQEEKDAVCSVIDTCWLTTGNVTHEFEKEFSNFIGAKYSLAVNSNTSGMILAMQACSVKEGKIVITTPYTFVSTASSAIHLNAEVLFADTEEDSYSISPKSIEAILENLKNEGKIEDVAAIVPVHIAGNLCDMDAISSLAKKYSTQKNKIRVIEDCAHSFPSRTDKGYAGVLGDIGVFSFYATKTITTGEGGMVTTNDDSLAKTMSIMRLHGMNRDAWDRYTNPKASWQYDIVSPGFKFNLPDILSAIGRVQLKKANLFCEQRKKIVKKYNEEFSKLDFITLPPDSQGNAWHLYLLQLRPEKLSCCRDDFAQELQNEGIGISMHFIPLFHFSWWKERYPSFIAKNFQNAERHFQNTITIPLWPAMSDEMVQAVIQAVIKTGNKYHVC
- a CDS encoding xanthine dehydrogenase family protein → MCAKKKSEQKRNLLFCDEFYSDRYEENMLHASVVRSPVAKGKINAIDLENLPEGYSFFGFDDIPGKKSIKILKTEIPIFAQSDVDFFGQPLGIIAGPDRKLVRLLSRNIETDIDENFYYKEQEEDNILASRQIQTDKDFKEENDDLKIEGEWESELKVQNFAETNGALCYVKASKLYVFTPNLWLSSLRKSLADVTGFAEENIYINRTKILSKNKNILYLNTIICCQCAVAAINSKRPVKLEFTRTEQSIYAEASASVKIFNKTVLSKTGLIKSMDISINVNSGAYNPFAQEIADRLSLSCTGVYHCPNLKICTKIYKSHGIPCSIDFSTIDAKSFFAIEAQMNKISLQSGINPLELRLLNLKKQEKNSKEKISLEIGKAKEALDAVCKKSIFLRKNAVYNMEEKRGAERYTISPYSPPIRGIALCCAYEGTGYFGSEFLKKRLSVDLTFTEEKKLFIRAIPSSKNIWEIWQTLAATIINIPKEDVILDNEYTNKDEPESPQTTYASISICTQLIKKAAESLAKKLQANQKLPVTVRKNFSTSSRKSWDKENFCGHPFASTSFAAMVLELELDIAIYQPILRGIWFIVDAGKILNPRTAETSIKNTIQEDLAELIEDDYNLETSISIQFMQSQEEPKQIGEIASSLLLAAYSSALSQAVGKLVTKIPLQDDLIYKMIKSQKNSFTKKEEEKQ
- a CDS encoding SPOR domain-containing protein, encoding MKKIVSFILTAFTVTVLFAVARPSLDGRAVVADEGQMPKGLFARTIGYLPGDSVTVTNPANGSTVDVLILGSIDSSEGVAILLSPEAAENLSIKKDSNVQVKITKRTGNLDENVFGTAVLSEEEKPAEISENTESETETTSQEEQNLSEEDKTQENDVALEEKSQTEAIVAEDASEAERIEVEENKGEIIENSDSSELLNESTALPEKNAENPETENPQVIEEDAIPADAMDEQKAELDNLESESQPNPVAEEKLESAPIAPVESEAQPIGEAVARENLPNQAEENLESVSDEIPEYEEDSQKEIVDEKAPEIETSTPEVVESETLPQDEKIQEESVEKEELPEVEQEKEAVDSEKLLPEPQERAKISEEEKIDKEQKFEEKESYEPIVLVPTELNPPAEESGKEEETRKNEENSPETETVSVTENLAEKEPFVKVEDERSIPVEDQAVIETLASPKEEKLSKTPDKKLQDYVKQEISLQKGKYYLQIATLSSVENIEKLLSRYADKYPVVLTFVEEKNVYKVLIGPLTVDEYGMIKERFVSYGFKDAFLRKIK
- a CDS encoding polysaccharide biosynthesis protein, translating into MLQKIDSKIYIIGAGFAGQMIAQDLMRKKIFGSVAAFLDDDKKLIGKSIEGIPVLGPVAEVASLVKCGALDEAIIAIPSAPTEKIKQIYENLKNGGFSRIRILPSISQIIDGKAHLVQTREIDPLDILGRTPVIIPLHQSLKYLRGKRVFVTGAGGSIGSELARQLLSGGAERLYLFGHGENSIVQIYRELHVLQQEGVGEKATIVPIIGDMKDSAYVDYIIAKTRADVIFHCAAYKHVPMLEENPVAAIENNVFGTKNLLDSAIKNKVQRFVLISTDKAVEPVSVYGASKTLSEKLVLQYSKKAAKNQKFMFVRFGNVLGSRGSILPLFQNQIKNGGPVTITDKEMQRFFMTIPEACSLVLQTGGIGSNGKSYLLDMGEPIKIYELAEQIIKFSGLEPNKDIDIKIIGRREGERLFEPLWLKEEEPKKTKYEKLFELKNIEFADEKLDSLLENLYPICFFDSKNPEVFRNKEILLNLLCKAFKSLQQFYSSEKPSSKEL